One Pseudonocardia abyssalis DNA segment encodes these proteins:
- the ctaJ gene encoding aa3-type cytochrome oxidase subunit CtaJ, with protein sequence MDVLVSILWYAIPSIALYLLVAALVVGPRLARRPRYRVGQPWAHEPLWWTANPQGAQLAPAADGHAVTGERGGARGSW encoded by the coding sequence GTGGACGTGCTGGTGTCGATCCTCTGGTACGCGATCCCGTCGATCGCGTTGTACCTGCTCGTGGCCGCGCTCGTCGTCGGTCCGCGCCTCGCGCGACGGCCCCGGTACCGGGTCGGTCAGCCGTGGGCGCACGAGCCGCTGTGGTGGACAGCGAACCCGCAGGGTGCGCAGCTCGCCCCCGCGGCGGACGGTCACGCCGTGACCGGTGAACGAGGAGGCGCACGTGGCAGCTGGTAG
- a CDS encoding MerR family transcriptional regulator codes for MPAPGPAADPAPTTARSPSAATLQIGEVARRVDLSIRTIRHWEEVGLVTPSARSSGGFRLYSEEDVSLIRLLRFMKPLDLSLDQMRELLQIRELLAAGTANPSDRADALVWPRTSDTDADRSLLAAQLAEFADLADKRLEKLRGYVAEVEEFVGRLRDEVREGTSSPTEGDVRPTAAPQAPRGDRVG; via the coding sequence ATGCCTGCCCCCGGACCCGCGGCGGACCCGGCCCCGACCACGGCCCGGTCCCCGTCGGCGGCCACGCTCCAGATCGGTGAGGTCGCCCGCCGCGTCGACCTCTCGATCCGGACGATCCGGCACTGGGAGGAGGTGGGCCTGGTCACCCCGTCGGCCCGCAGCTCGGGGGGCTTCCGCCTCTACAGCGAGGAGGACGTCTCCCTCATCCGCCTGCTGCGCTTCATGAAGCCGCTCGACCTCTCCCTCGACCAGATGCGCGAGCTGCTGCAGATCCGCGAGCTCCTCGCCGCGGGCACCGCGAACCCCTCCGACCGGGCCGACGCCCTGGTCTGGCCGCGGACCAGTGACACCGACGCCGACCGCTCGCTGCTCGCCGCCCAGCTCGCGGAGTTCGCCGACCTGGCCGACAAGCGGCTGGAGAAGCTGCGCGGCTACGTCGCGGAGGTGGAGGAGTTCGTCGGGCGGTTGCGTGACGAGGTCCGCGAGGGGACGTCGTCGCCCACCGAGGGTGACGTCCGACCGACGGCGGCCCCTCAGGCCCCGCGCGGCGACCGCGTCGGCTAG
- a CDS encoding amidase, translating into MTEPHEMTARDQAAALRRGDLGAVELVEHALRRVEALDPGLGAFVTVTADRALDQAREAEKLLATRAADLPPFLGVPTAIKDLAMTAGVPTGFGSPVYAGWVPDVDDDSARLLRAAGTISLGKTSTPEFGLPPYTEPAGRPPAVTPWDPTRLAGGSSGGAGAATAAGLIAFAHGTDGGGSIRIPAAACGLVGLKTSRGLVSRGPGGGDPLGMSVAGPLARTVDDAAAMLDALAVEVPGEPYPLLAPRPETYLAAALRAAPRRLRIGRYRTPPVPDAVLDPACVAAYEQVTELLAGLGHEVVEFDPGIDASFLPVFEILWAVLAHSHPVPPEAESLLAPLTRWWRDRGSAVSGPEYLAATSSALAVTRRVVGAQAAAGVDVVLTPMLAQLPRPVGWFTAGGDPAEDFARQSRFTPFTATYNITGQPALSLPVARARPVDGPADGPELPVSVQLVGRAGDDALLLELGAQLDAATGRDPARRPLLW; encoded by the coding sequence GTGACCGAGCCGCACGAGATGACCGCGCGCGACCAGGCCGCCGCCCTGCGTCGCGGGGACCTGGGGGCCGTCGAGCTGGTGGAGCACGCGCTGCGCCGCGTCGAGGCCCTCGATCCGGGGCTGGGGGCGTTCGTCACCGTCACCGCCGACCGCGCGCTGGACCAGGCGCGCGAGGCCGAGAAGCTCCTGGCGACCCGCGCCGCGGACCTGCCGCCGTTCCTGGGCGTGCCCACCGCGATCAAGGACCTCGCGATGACGGCGGGCGTGCCGACCGGGTTCGGGTCGCCGGTGTATGCGGGCTGGGTGCCCGACGTCGACGACGACTCCGCGCGCCTGCTGCGCGCCGCGGGCACGATCAGCCTCGGCAAGACCTCGACGCCGGAGTTCGGGCTGCCGCCCTACACCGAGCCCGCGGGGCGCCCGCCCGCCGTCACGCCGTGGGACCCCACCCGGCTCGCCGGTGGCTCCAGCGGCGGCGCGGGGGCGGCCACCGCGGCCGGGCTGATCGCGTTCGCGCACGGCACCGACGGCGGCGGTTCCATCCGGATCCCCGCCGCGGCGTGCGGGCTCGTCGGGCTCAAGACCAGCCGCGGGCTCGTCTCGCGGGGACCCGGTGGGGGTGACCCGCTCGGGATGTCGGTCGCGGGCCCGCTCGCCCGCACCGTCGACGACGCCGCCGCGATGCTCGACGCGCTCGCCGTCGAGGTGCCGGGGGAGCCCTACCCGTTGCTCGCGCCCCGTCCGGAGACCTACCTCGCCGCGGCCCTGCGGGCGGCGCCGCGCCGGCTGCGGATCGGTCGCTACCGCACGCCGCCGGTGCCCGACGCCGTGCTCGACCCGGCCTGCGTCGCGGCGTACGAGCAGGTCACGGAGTTGCTCGCCGGGCTGGGGCACGAGGTCGTCGAGTTCGACCCCGGCATCGACGCGTCGTTCCTGCCCGTCTTCGAGATCCTCTGGGCGGTGCTCGCGCACAGCCACCCCGTGCCGCCGGAGGCCGAGTCACTGCTCGCCCCGTTGACGCGCTGGTGGCGCGACCGCGGCAGCGCGGTCTCCGGGCCGGAGTACCTCGCGGCCACGTCGTCGGCGCTCGCGGTGACGCGACGGGTCGTCGGGGCGCAGGCGGCCGCGGGCGTCGACGTCGTCCTCACGCCGATGCTCGCGCAGCTTCCCCGGCCGGTCGGCTGGTTCACCGCGGGTGGCGACCCGGCGGAGGACTTCGCCCGACAGAGCCGGTTCACCCCGTTCACCGCCACCTACAACATCACCGGCCAGCCCGCGCTGAGCCTCCCGGTCGCCCGCGCCCGCCCCGTCGACGGACCGGCGGACGGGCCGGAGCTGCCGGTGTCCGTGCAGCTCGTCGGGCGGGCCGGGGACGACGCGCTGCTGCTCGAGCTCGGTGCCCAGCTCGACGCCGCGACCGGCCGCGACCCCGCCCGACGGCCTCTGCTGTGGTGA
- a CDS encoding phosphatase PAP2 family protein, with protein sequence MPRPALRPSLRPATGLATAACAALVAALGARYAGGTGPGRLDDGLSTVVERVPAGRGGLAWRVFSVGDPARAATLTAGLAAAGLLLGRPRLAVVALAGPVLTGVATSALKPLVGRRFGRRGEHAFPSGHTGLATALAAAGMLLVVDVAAPRRPWDAVALAAGTVVVGAGTGMALTAIEVHYPTDTVGGAATAVAVVLGTARIVDALAS encoded by the coding sequence GTGCCCCGTCCCGCCCTGCGCCCGTCACTCCGCCCGGCCACCGGCCTCGCGACCGCGGCCTGTGCCGCGCTGGTGGCCGCGCTCGGGGCGCGGTACGCGGGCGGCACCGGTCCCGGCCGGCTCGACGACGGGCTGAGCACCGTGGTCGAGCGGGTCCCGGCCGGCCGCGGCGGGCTCGCGTGGCGGGTCTTCTCCGTCGGTGACCCGGCCCGCGCCGCGACCCTGACCGCCGGGCTGGCCGCGGCCGGACTCCTGCTCGGGCGGCCGCGGCTCGCGGTCGTCGCACTCGCGGGGCCGGTGCTGACCGGCGTCGCCACCTCCGCGCTGAAGCCGCTCGTCGGGCGGCGGTTCGGCCGGCGCGGGGAGCACGCCTTCCCGAGCGGGCACACCGGCCTCGCGACGGCGCTCGCCGCCGCGGGGATGCTGCTCGTCGTCGACGTCGCGGCGCCCCGGCGGCCGTGGGACGCGGTGGCGCTCGCGGCGGGCACGGTCGTGGTCGGCGCGGGCACCGGGATGGCCCTCACCGCGATCGAGGTGCACTACCCGACGGACACCGTCGGTGGAGCCGCCACGGCCGTCGCGGTGGTCCTCGGGACCGCCCGGATCGTCGACGCGCTGGCGTCCTGA
- a CDS encoding cellulase family glycosylhydrolase, whose product MNRNGTHSRRHSGPSRRLIGAAVAALSLALLPAAPALADVASGVVAAPVPVAMPQDTTQPPPDDTGDGPAPADDPAPADAPAPADEPTDDTADAPAPADDPAPADAPAPADEPTDDTADAPADEPPADDEPTDAPADEAPADEPTATAPATDAMPAITVEGDRIMRDGEPWWFLGYNSFVWSGDCGNDDEKMSAEDVDQWFAGMRHDGHGAVRLFFYDGWDIDRLDAAVESAKEHNVYLTITLDDAIGGCGENDKEAGWFADQSERDTFQAHMEMLLERYRGETAFAWFEYFNEPSYEGGALREFYDEMGAAADAVDPDRLFSSGTVAPYWLDGEDNFRDVHESPGVDIASMHEYDENEVESNHGPGVRANSGGKPTIVGEYGITAGEGCDSSFESRAERFAEKAAAYTNTDEGYAGALAWAWQPGGGGCELGNLDSDTPSQEALRDFSLGEVIGQVGDTVGDTVGAVTGENPGDTAGDTAGDTAGDTAGDTASEEPVQDSTDEDADGDSEGRPAPIG is encoded by the coding sequence ATGAACCGCAACGGCACCCACTCCCGCCGGCACTCCGGCCCGTCGCGGCGCCTGATCGGCGCGGCGGTGGCCGCCCTGTCGCTCGCGCTCCTGCCGGCGGCGCCGGCCCTGGCCGACGTCGCGTCCGGCGTCGTCGCCGCGCCGGTACCGGTCGCGATGCCGCAGGACACCACCCAGCCCCCGCCCGACGACACGGGGGACGGACCCGCCCCCGCCGACGACCCCGCCCCCGCCGACGCACCGGCCCCCGCCGACGAGCCCACGGACGACACCGCCGACGCACCGGCCCCCGCCGACGACCCCGCCCCCGCCGACGCACCGGCCCCCGCCGACGAGCCCACGGACGACACCGCCGACGCACCGGCCGACGAGCCCCCCGCCGACGACGAGCCGACGGACGCACCGGCCGACGAGGCCCCGGCCGACGAGCCCACGGCGACCGCACCCGCGACCGACGCCATGCCGGCGATCACCGTCGAGGGCGACAGGATCATGCGCGACGGCGAGCCGTGGTGGTTCCTCGGCTACAACTCCTTCGTCTGGTCCGGCGACTGCGGCAACGACGACGAGAAGATGTCCGCCGAGGACGTCGACCAGTGGTTCGCCGGGATGCGCCACGACGGCCACGGCGCCGTCCGCCTCTTCTTCTACGACGGCTGGGACATCGACCGCCTCGACGCCGCGGTCGAGTCGGCGAAGGAGCACAACGTCTACCTGACGATCACCCTCGACGACGCCATCGGCGGCTGCGGGGAGAACGACAAGGAGGCCGGCTGGTTCGCCGACCAGTCCGAGCGCGACACCTTCCAGGCCCACATGGAGATGCTGCTCGAGCGCTACAGGGGCGAGACCGCGTTCGCCTGGTTCGAGTACTTCAACGAGCCGTCCTACGAGGGCGGCGCCCTGCGCGAGTTCTACGACGAGATGGGTGCGGCCGCCGACGCCGTCGACCCCGACCGCCTCTTCTCCTCCGGCACCGTCGCCCCCTACTGGCTCGACGGCGAGGACAACTTCCGCGACGTCCACGAGAGCCCCGGCGTCGACATCGCCTCGATGCACGAGTACGACGAGAACGAGGTCGAGTCCAACCACGGGCCCGGCGTGCGGGCCAACTCCGGCGGCAAGCCCACCATCGTCGGCGAGTACGGCATCACCGCGGGTGAGGGGTGCGACAGCAGCTTCGAGTCGCGGGCCGAGCGGTTCGCGGAGAAGGCCGCGGCCTACACGAACACCGACGAGGGCTACGCCGGCGCGCTGGCCTGGGCGTGGCAGCCCGGCGGCGGCGGGTGCGAGCTGGGCAACCTCGACAGCGACACCCCCAGCCAGGAGGCCCTGCGCGACTTCAGCCTCGGCGAGGTGATCGGCCAGGTGGGCGACACCGTCGGCGACACGGTCGGCGCGGTCACCGGCGAGAACCCCGGTGACACTGCGGGCGACACGGCGGGCGACACGGCGGGCGACACGGCGGGCGACACCGCCTCCGAGGAGCCCGTCCAGGACTCCACCGACGAGGACGCCGACGGCGACTCCGAGGGACGGCCTGCGCCGATCGGGTGA
- a CDS encoding cellulase family glycosylhydrolase, whose protein sequence is MPTSQHLERPAPPATPPPRGRRVALAVVLALAAVLPSQLWTGLHSGAPGDDPPASSTRARSGTSDSPAAEPTAADPAAADPTAADPTADRAPTSGGAMPAITVEGDRIVRDGQPWWFLGYNSFVWSGDCGTDEEKMSTQDVDAWFAGMRHDGHGAVRLFFFDGWSVDRLDAAVAAARENRVYLTVTLDDAIGGCGENDKDGSWFADAGERGTFRAHMEMLLERYRGETAIAWFEYFNEPSYAGGALREFYDEMGAAADAVDPDRLFSSGTVAPYWLDGEDNFRDVHESPGVDIASMHEYDENEVESNHGPGVRANSGGKPVIVGEYGIAAGSGCDVDYAGRADLIAEKAQVYTDTAAGYAGALAWAWQPGTGGCDISNLDQDELSQEALRTFG, encoded by the coding sequence ATGCCCACCAGCCAGCACCTGGAACGACCGGCGCCACCCGCCACCCCGCCCCCGCGCGGACGGCGGGTGGCGCTCGCCGTCGTGCTGGCGCTGGCCGCGGTCCTGCCCTCGCAGCTCTGGACCGGACTCCACTCCGGCGCCCCCGGTGACGACCCTCCGGCGTCCTCCACGCGCGCACGGTCCGGGACGAGCGACTCCCCCGCCGCCGAACCCACCGCAGCAGACCCCGCCGCAGCAGACCCCACCGCAGCAGACCCCACCGCCGACCGCGCCCCGACGTCCGGCGGCGCGATGCCCGCCATCACCGTCGAGGGCGACCGGATCGTCCGTGACGGGCAGCCGTGGTGGTTCCTGGGCTACAACTCCTTCGTCTGGTCCGGCGACTGCGGCACCGACGAGGAGAAGATGTCGACCCAGGACGTCGACGCGTGGTTCGCGGGCATGCGCCACGACGGCCACGGCGCCGTCCGCCTCTTCTTCTTCGACGGCTGGAGCGTCGACCGCCTCGACGCCGCGGTCGCCGCGGCCCGGGAGAACCGGGTGTACCTGACCGTCACCCTCGACGACGCGATCGGTGGCTGCGGCGAGAACGACAAGGACGGGTCCTGGTTCGCCGACGCCGGCGAGCGCGGCACCTTCCGGGCGCACATGGAGATGCTGCTCGAGCGGTACCGCGGTGAGACCGCGATCGCCTGGTTCGAGTACTTCAACGAGCCGAGCTACGCCGGGGGCGCCCTGCGGGAGTTCTACGACGAGATGGGCGCGGCGGCCGACGCGGTCGACCCGGACCGGCTGTTCTCCTCCGGCACGGTCGCCCCCTACTGGCTCGACGGCGAGGACAACTTCCGCGACGTCCACGAGTCCCCCGGCGTCGACATCGCCTCGATGCACGAGTACGACGAGAACGAGGTCGAGTCCAACCACGGGCCCGGGGTGCGTGCCAACTCCGGGGGCAAGCCGGTGATCGTCGGCGAGTACGGCATCGCCGCGGGGTCGGGGTGCGACGTCGACTACGCCGGCCGGGCCGACCTCATCGCGGAGAAGGCGCAGGTATACACCGACACGGCCGCGGGCTACGCCGGGGCGCTCGCGTGGGCGTGGCAGCCCGGCACCGGGGGCTGCGACATCAGCAACCTCGACCAGGACGAGCTGAGCCAGGAGGCGCTGCGCACCTTCGGGTGA